The Streptomyces sp. NBC_01268 genome window below encodes:
- a CDS encoding multifunctional oxoglutarate decarboxylase/oxoglutarate dehydrogenase thiamine pyrophosphate-binding subunit/dihydrolipoyllysine-residue succinyltransferase subunit — protein sequence MSSQSPSTPSSPTDQDGQGKSPAAAFGANEWLVDEIYQQYLQDPNSVDRAWWDFFADYKPGAAETPATPAATTPSAPVATQAGPAQAAPAATPAAPAASVPAPAPAPVKPAPAAPVAPAPVAKPAAAAPAPVKAKEATEAPAGPELVTLRGPAAAVAKNMNASLEMPTATSVRAVPVKLLFDNRIVINNHLKRARGGKISFTHLIGYAMVQAIKAMPAMNHSFAEKDGKPTLVKPEHVNFGLAIDLVKPNGDRQLVVAGIKKAETLNFFEFWQAYEDIVKRARVGKLTMDDFTGVTVSLTNPGGLGTVHSVPRLMPGQSVIMGVGSMDYPAEFQGTSQDTLNKLGISKVMTLTSTYDHRVIQGAASGEFLRIVANLLLGDDGFYDDVFKSLRIPYEPVRWLRDIDASHDDDVTKAARVFELIHSYRVRGHVMADTDPLEYKQRKHPDLDITEHGLTLWDLEREFAVGGFAGKSMMKLRDILGVLRDSYCRTTGVEFMHIQDPKQRKWIQDRVERPHARVEREEQLRILRRLNAAEAFETFLQTKYVGQKRFSLEGGESVIPLLDAVIDSAAESRLDEVVIGMAHRGRLNVLANIVGKSYAQIFREFEGNLDPKSMHGSGDVKYHLGAQGTFTGLDGEQITVSLAANPSHLEAVDPVLEGIVRAKQDVINKGGTDFTVLPVALHGDAAFAGQGVVAETLNMSQLRGYRTGGTVHIVINNQVGFTAAPESSRSSMYATDVARMIEAPIFHVNGDDPEAVVRVARLAFEFRQTFNKDVVIDLICYRRRGHNEGDNPQFTNPQMYTLIDKKRSVRKLYTESLIGRGDITLEEAEQALQDFQGQLEKVFAEVREATAAPSTPQVPDAKPEFPVAVTTAVSAEVVKRIAESQVSIPERVTVHPRLMPQMQRRAASIDDGTIDWGFGETLAIGSLLMEGTPVRLSGQDSRRGTFGQRHAVLVDQETGEDYTPLLYLAEDQAHYNVYDSLLSEYAAMGFEYGYSLARPDSLVVWEAQFGDFVNGAQTVVDEFISSAEQKWGQTSGVTLLLPHGYEGQGPDHSSARPERFLQMCAQDNMTVAMPTLPSNYFHLLRWQVHNPHHKPLIVFTPKSMLRLKAAASKVEEFTTGGFRPVIGDDTVNPADVRKVVFCAGKVYYDLEAERQKRGDTETAIIRLERLYPLPGAELQAEIAKYPNAAKYIWAQEEPANQGAWPFIALNLIDHLDLAVGADIPAGERLRRISRPHSSSPAVGSAKRHQAEQAQLVAEVFDA from the coding sequence GTGTCGTCTCAGTCCCCCAGTACCCCGAGCTCCCCGACCGACCAAGACGGGCAGGGAAAGTCCCCTGCCGCCGCCTTCGGTGCCAATGAGTGGCTCGTCGACGAGATCTACCAGCAGTACCTCCAGGACCCGAATTCGGTCGATCGTGCCTGGTGGGACTTCTTCGCCGACTACAAGCCCGGCGCCGCGGAGACCCCCGCGACCCCGGCCGCCACCACGCCGAGCGCGCCCGTGGCGACGCAGGCGGGCCCCGCACAGGCCGCGCCTGCCGCCACTCCGGCCGCCCCGGCCGCCTCGGTGCCCGCCCCGGCCCCGGCCCCCGTGAAGCCCGCTCCGGCGGCTCCCGTGGCCCCCGCGCCGGTCGCGAAGCCCGCCGCCGCGGCTCCCGCACCGGTCAAGGCCAAGGAGGCCACCGAGGCCCCCGCCGGCCCGGAGCTGGTCACCCTGCGTGGCCCGGCCGCCGCGGTCGCCAAGAACATGAACGCCTCGCTGGAGATGCCGACGGCCACGTCCGTCCGCGCCGTCCCGGTGAAGCTGCTGTTCGACAACCGCATCGTCATCAACAACCACCTGAAGCGTGCCCGGGGCGGGAAGATCTCCTTCACCCACCTCATCGGCTACGCGATGGTGCAGGCCATCAAGGCCATGCCGGCGATGAACCACTCCTTCGCGGAGAAGGACGGCAAGCCGACCCTGGTCAAGCCGGAGCACGTGAACTTCGGCCTCGCGATCGACCTGGTGAAGCCCAACGGCGACCGCCAGCTCGTCGTCGCCGGCATCAAGAAGGCCGAGACCCTGAACTTCTTCGAGTTCTGGCAGGCCTACGAGGACATCGTCAAGCGCGCCCGCGTCGGCAAGCTGACGATGGACGACTTCACCGGCGTCACGGTCTCCCTGACCAACCCCGGCGGCCTCGGCACCGTCCACTCCGTGCCGCGCCTGATGCCCGGACAGTCGGTCATCATGGGCGTCGGCTCGATGGACTACCCGGCCGAGTTCCAGGGCACCTCCCAGGACACCCTGAACAAGCTGGGCATCTCGAAGGTCATGACCCTGACCTCGACCTACGACCACCGGGTCATCCAGGGCGCCGCCTCCGGCGAGTTCCTGCGGATCGTCGCCAACCTCCTCCTCGGCGACGACGGCTTCTACGACGACGTCTTCAAGTCGCTGCGCATCCCCTACGAGCCGGTCCGCTGGCTCCGGGACATCGACGCCTCGCACGACGACGACGTCACCAAGGCCGCGCGCGTCTTCGAGCTGATCCACTCCTACCGGGTCCGCGGCCACGTCATGGCCGACACCGACCCGCTGGAGTACAAGCAGCGCAAGCACCCCGACCTGGACATCACCGAGCACGGCCTCACCCTGTGGGACCTGGAGCGCGAGTTCGCGGTCGGCGGCTTCGCCGGCAAGTCGATGATGAAGCTCCGCGACATCCTCGGCGTGCTCCGCGACTCGTACTGCCGCACCACCGGCGTCGAGTTCATGCACATCCAGGACCCGAAGCAGCGCAAGTGGATCCAGGACCGCGTGGAGCGCCCGCACGCCCGCGTGGAGCGCGAGGAGCAGCTGCGCATCCTGCGCCGGCTGAACGCGGCGGAGGCCTTCGAGACCTTCCTGCAGACCAAGTACGTCGGCCAGAAGCGCTTCTCGCTGGAGGGCGGCGAGTCCGTCATCCCGCTGCTCGACGCGGTCATCGACTCGGCGGCGGAGTCCCGCCTCGACGAGGTCGTCATCGGCATGGCCCACCGCGGCCGCCTGAACGTCCTGGCGAACATCGTCGGCAAGTCGTACGCGCAGATCTTCCGCGAGTTCGAGGGCAACCTCGACCCGAAGTCGATGCACGGCTCCGGCGACGTGAAGTACCACCTGGGCGCCCAGGGCACCTTCACCGGTCTCGACGGCGAGCAGATCACGGTCTCCCTGGCCGCCAACCCCTCGCACCTGGAGGCGGTCGACCCGGTCCTGGAAGGCATCGTCCGCGCCAAGCAGGACGTCATCAACAAGGGCGGCACGGACTTCACCGTCCTGCCCGTCGCCCTGCACGGTGACGCGGCCTTCGCGGGCCAGGGCGTCGTGGCCGAGACGCTGAACATGTCGCAGCTGCGCGGCTACCGCACCGGCGGCACGGTCCACATCGTCATCAACAACCAGGTCGGCTTCACCGCCGCCCCGGAGTCCTCGCGTTCCTCGATGTACGCGACCGACGTGGCCCGCATGATCGAGGCGCCGATCTTCCACGTGAACGGCGACGACCCGGAGGCCGTGGTCCGCGTCGCGCGGCTCGCCTTCGAGTTCCGCCAGACGTTCAACAAGGACGTCGTGATCGACCTCATCTGCTACCGCCGCCGCGGTCACAACGAGGGCGACAACCCGCAGTTCACCAACCCGCAGATGTACACCCTGATCGACAAGAAGCGCTCGGTGCGCAAGCTGTACACCGAGTCCCTGATCGGTCGCGGCGACATCACGCTGGAAGAGGCGGAGCAGGCGCTCCAGGACTTCCAGGGCCAGCTGGAGAAGGTCTTCGCGGAGGTCCGCGAGGCCACCGCCGCGCCGTCGACCCCGCAGGTCCCGGACGCCAAGCCCGAGTTCCCGGTCGCCGTGACCACCGCGGTCTCCGCGGAGGTCGTGAAGCGGATCGCCGAGTCGCAGGTGAGCATCCCGGAGCGGGTGACGGTCCACCCGCGCCTGATGCCGCAGATGCAGCGCCGCGCGGCCTCGATCGACGACGGCACCATCGACTGGGGCTTCGGCGAGACCCTCGCCATCGGCTCCCTGCTGATGGAGGGCACCCCGGTCCGCCTGTCGGGCCAGGACTCCCGCCGCGGCACCTTCGGCCAGCGCCACGCGGTCCTGGTGGACCAGGAGACCGGCGAGGACTACACCCCGCTGCTCTACCTGGCCGAGGACCAGGCCCACTACAACGTCTACGACTCGCTGCTCAGCGAGTACGCGGCGATGGGCTTCGAGTACGGCTACTCGCTGGCCCGTCCGGACTCCCTGGTCGTCTGGGAGGCCCAGTTCGGTGACTTCGTCAACGGCGCGCAGACCGTCGTCGACGAGTTCATCTCCTCGGCCGAGCAGAAGTGGGGCCAGACCTCCGGCGTCACGCTGCTCCTGCCGCACGGCTACGAGGGCCAGGGCCCGGACCACTCGTCCGCGCGCCCGGAGCGCTTCCTCCAGATGTGCGCCCAGGACAACATGACGGTCGCCATGCCGACGCTGCCGTCGAACTACTTCCACCTCCTGCGCTGGCAGGTGCACAACCCGCACCACAAGCCGCTCATCGTCTTCACCCCGAAGTCGATGCTGCGTCTGAAGGCCGCGGCGTCCAAGGTGGAGGAGTTCACCACCGGCGGCTTCCGCCCGGTGATCGGTGACGACACGGTGAACCCGGCGGACGTCCGCAAGGTCGTCTTCTGCGCGGGCAAGGTCTACTACGACCTGGAGGCCGAGCGTCAGAAGCGCGGCGACACGGAGACCGCGATCATCCGTCTGGAGCGCCTGTACCCGCTGCCGGGTGCCGAGCTGCAGGCCGAGATCGCCAAGTACCCGAACGCGGCGAAGTACATCTGGGCCCAGGAGGAGCCGGCGAACCAGGGTGCCTGGCCGTTCATCGCGCTCAACCTGATCGACCACCTGGACCTGGCGGTCGGCGCGGACATCCCGGCGGGCGAGCGCCTGCGCCGGATCTCCCGCCCGCACTCCTCGTCCCCGGCGGTCGGCTCTGCCAAGCGCCACCAGGCCGAGCAGGCGCAGCTGGTCGCGGAGGTCTTCGACGCCTGA
- a CDS encoding HAMP domain-containing sensor histidine kinase: MSRPRRDADGRPRRERHRIVISIKTKLGALVVGAVLLTSCLALVAIRTSTEFRYITIFAMIATLLITQFVAQSLTAPLDEMNTVAGSISRGDFSRRVRGADRRDELGDLASTINRMADDLEAVDRHRKELVANVSHELRTPIAALRAVLENVVDGVSEADPETMRTALKQTERLGRLVETLLDLSRLDNGVVALRTRRFEVWPYLSGVLREANLAASQRGLTTSSGLHNRTDVHLHLDVSPPELTALADAERLHQVMANLIDNAVKHSPPHGRVTVRARRGPFPDSLELEVEDEGPGIPEAERHKVFERFNRGTVPAQQGPGSDGGTGLGLAIARWAVDLHGGHIGVAESSRGCRIRLTLPGSFPSRD, from the coding sequence GTGAGCCGCCCGCGGCGGGACGCCGACGGCCGCCCCCGGCGGGAGCGGCACCGGATAGTGATCTCGATCAAGACCAAGCTGGGCGCGCTGGTGGTCGGGGCCGTCCTGCTGACCTCGTGCCTGGCGCTGGTCGCGATCCGCACCTCGACCGAGTTCCGCTACATCACGATCTTCGCGATGATCGCGACCCTGCTGATCACCCAGTTCGTGGCGCAGTCGCTGACCGCGCCGCTGGACGAGATGAACACGGTGGCGGGCTCGATCTCGCGCGGCGACTTCAGCCGCCGGGTGCGCGGCGCGGACCGCCGGGACGAGCTGGGCGACCTGGCGTCGACGATCAACCGGATGGCGGACGACCTGGAGGCGGTGGACCGGCACCGCAAGGAGCTGGTGGCGAACGTCTCACACGAGCTGCGCACCCCGATCGCGGCGCTCCGCGCGGTGCTGGAGAACGTGGTGGACGGGGTCTCCGAGGCCGATCCGGAGACCATGCGGACGGCCCTGAAGCAGACCGAGCGGCTCGGCCGGCTGGTGGAGACGCTCCTCGACCTGTCACGGCTCGACAACGGTGTCGTGGCGCTCAGGACGCGTCGTTTCGAGGTCTGGCCCTATCTCTCCGGCGTGCTGCGGGAGGCGAACCTGGCGGCCTCCCAGCGCGGTCTGACCACCAGCTCGGGGCTGCACAACCGCACGGACGTGCACCTGCACCTGGACGTGTCGCCGCCGGAGCTGACCGCCCTCGCGGACGCCGAGCGGCTGCACCAGGTGATGGCGAACCTGATCGACAACGCGGTGAAGCACTCTCCGCCGCACGGGCGCGTCACCGTACGGGCCCGGCGCGGGCCGTTCCCGGACTCCCTGGAGCTGGAGGTCGAGGACGAGGGCCCGGGCATCCCGGAGGCGGAGCGGCACAAGGTCTTCGAGCGTTTCAACCGGGGCACGGTCCCGGCCCAGCAGGGTCCCGGCAGTGACGGCGGCACGGGGCTCGGCCTCGCGATCGCGCGCTGGGCGGTGGATCTGCACGGCGGCCACATCGGCGTGGCCGAATCGTCACGTGGATGCCGCATCAGGCTCACCCTTCCGGGCAGCTTTCCCTCGCGGGATTGA
- a CDS encoding response regulator transcription factor, with protein sequence MEQTHTTHHGAATTPGAQRRVLVVEDDTTIVEAISARLRAEGFLVQTATDGPAAVDAAEAWQPDLMVLDVMLPGFDGLEVCRRVQAQRPVPVLMLTARDDETDMLVGLGVGADDYMTKPFSMRELAARVHVLLRRVERAALAAVTPRSGILRLGELEIDHAQRRVRVRTEDVHLTPTEFDLLVCLANTPRAVLSREQLLAEVWDWADASGTRTVDSHIKALRRKIGAERIRTVHGVGYALETPAP encoded by the coding sequence ATGGAGCAGACACACACCACTCACCACGGTGCGGCGACCACTCCGGGGGCCCAGCGGCGCGTCCTTGTCGTCGAGGACGACACGACGATCGTGGAGGCGATCTCCGCGCGGCTGCGGGCGGAGGGCTTCCTCGTGCAGACGGCGACGGACGGCCCCGCCGCCGTCGACGCGGCGGAGGCCTGGCAGCCGGACTTGATGGTCCTCGACGTGATGCTGCCCGGATTCGACGGCCTGGAGGTCTGCCGGCGGGTCCAGGCCCAGCGCCCGGTCCCGGTCCTGATGCTCACGGCCCGTGACGACGAGACGGACATGCTGGTCGGTCTCGGCGTCGGCGCCGACGACTACATGACGAAGCCGTTCTCGATGCGCGAGCTGGCCGCCCGGGTGCACGTCCTGCTGCGCCGGGTGGAGCGCGCCGCGCTGGCGGCGGTCACGCCGCGCAGCGGCATCCTGCGGCTGGGCGAGCTGGAGATCGACCACGCGCAGCGCCGGGTCCGGGTCCGGACCGAGGACGTGCACCTGACGCCGACCGAGTTCGACCTGCTGGTCTGCCTGGCGAACACGCCCCGCGCGGTGCTCTCCCGCGAGCAGCTCCTCGCGGAGGTGTGGGACTGGGCGGACGCCTCCGGCACCCGGACCGTCGACAGCCACATCAAGGCGCTGCGCCGGAAGATCGGAGCCGAGCGCATCCGTACGGTCCACGGGGTCGGCTACGCGCTGGAGACCCCGGCGCCGTGA
- a CDS encoding spermidine synthase produces MSTPATPVTPVVIDRREGPYGEVVLRRHAERYEIIANGTFLMDTSDGRSERLLIDAAMAALPEPVRDSGPAVLIGGLGVGFSLAHAAADPRWRRIAVAEREEAVIDWHREGPLAAISGPALADERTVILHTDLLDYLRTSPDTYDALCLDVDNGPDWTVTEDNESLYSAQGLATCADRLKPGGILAVWSARPSADFEGSLRNAGFSGVRTEEIPVARGVPDAVHLAVRPA; encoded by the coding sequence ATGAGCACCCCCGCCACCCCCGTCACCCCCGTCGTCATCGACCGCCGCGAGGGCCCGTACGGAGAAGTGGTCCTGCGCAGACACGCCGAGCGCTACGAGATCATCGCCAACGGCACCTTCCTCATGGACACCTCCGACGGGCGCTCGGAGCGCCTGCTGATCGACGCGGCGATGGCGGCGCTCCCCGAGCCGGTCCGCGACTCGGGCCCCGCCGTCCTCATCGGCGGTCTGGGCGTCGGCTTCTCGCTGGCCCACGCCGCCGCCGACCCCCGCTGGCGCAGGATCGCCGTGGCGGAGCGTGAGGAGGCGGTCATCGACTGGCACCGCGAGGGCCCCCTCGCGGCGATCTCCGGCCCGGCGCTCGCCGACGAGCGCACCGTGATCCTGCACACGGACCTCCTGGACTACCTCCGCACCTCTCCCGACACCTACGACGCCCTCTGTCTGGACGTCGACAACGGCCCGGACTGGACGGTCACCGAGGACAACGAATCCCTGTACTCCGCCCAGGGGTTGGCCACCTGCGCGGACCGGCTCAAGCCCGGCGGAATCCTCGCCGTCTGGTCCGCCCGGCCGTCCGCCGATTTCGAAGGGTCGTTGCGGAATGCCGGATTCAGCGGGGTACGCACCGAAGAGATCCCCGTTGCCCGGGGCGTCCCCGACGCGGTGCACCTCGCCGTCCGGCCTGCGTAG
- the surE gene encoding 5'/3'-nucleotidase SurE, giving the protein MRTYTALTTAAAALLTAGATAYATAPAAPAAEHRPLAGLRVLISNDDSMQAAKASNSDGLGLYELRRAMCAAGADVVVMAPWQVQSGKGTAVTNGGVVTAQRRTALPAGYEGDCATAPSRGAVFGVCLAAGPCGKDTPSATPADTVKLALRGGLRAKVGWKEAPDVVLTGINSGPNVSASVNDSGTVGAAVAAIDQGVPAVAFSSSGDESNTSFPRENYRAHAVFGARLVAGLRARSLLTPDFALKVDYPDVSAGQRAKPPVWTRVGDGAVVYHAFEQRGTSDSFDIALGLCPVDGTGEGECAEGREDADSTWLLDQGHITVAPVTWDRTYGTPVEARRTLNRIERYVKHDAPRF; this is encoded by the coding sequence ATGCGCACCTACACCGCCCTCACCACGGCAGCCGCCGCCCTCCTCACCGCCGGCGCCACCGCCTACGCCACGGCGCCCGCCGCCCCCGCCGCCGAGCACCGCCCCCTCGCCGGCCTCCGCGTCCTGATCTCCAACGACGACTCCATGCAGGCCGCCAAGGCGAGCAACTCCGACGGCCTCGGCCTCTACGAACTGCGCCGCGCGATGTGCGCCGCCGGCGCGGACGTCGTCGTGATGGCCCCCTGGCAGGTCCAGTCGGGCAAGGGGACCGCCGTCACCAACGGCGGCGTGGTCACCGCCCAGCGCCGCACCGCCCTGCCCGCCGGCTACGAGGGCGACTGCGCGACCGCCCCGTCCCGGGGCGCGGTCTTCGGCGTGTGCCTCGCCGCGGGCCCCTGCGGCAAGGACACCCCGAGCGCCACCCCGGCCGACACGGTGAAGCTGGCCCTGCGCGGCGGACTGAGAGCGAAGGTGGGCTGGAAGGAGGCCCCGGACGTCGTCCTCACCGGCATCAACTCGGGCCCGAACGTCTCGGCCAGCGTCAACGACTCGGGTACGGTCGGCGCCGCCGTCGCCGCGATCGACCAGGGCGTCCCGGCCGTCGCCTTCTCGTCGTCCGGCGACGAGAGCAACACGTCCTTCCCGCGCGAGAACTACCGCGCCCACGCAGTGTTCGGCGCCCGCCTCGTCGCCGGCCTCCGGGCGCGCTCCCTGCTGACCCCGGACTTCGCGCTCAAGGTCGACTACCCGGACGTGAGCGCCGGACAGCGCGCGAAGCCCCCGGTGTGGACGCGGGTCGGCGACGGCGCGGTGGTCTACCACGCCTTCGAGCAGCGGGGCACGAGCGACTCCTTCGACATCGCGCTCGGCCTGTGCCCGGTGGACGGCACGGGCGAGGGCGAGTGCGCGGAGGGCCGCGAGGACGCGGACTCGACCTGGCTGCTCGACCAGGGCCACATCACGGTCGCGCCGGTCACCTGGGACCGCACGTACGGCACGCCGGTCGAGGCGCGGCGCACGCTGAACCGCATCGAACGGTACGTCAAGCACGACGCGCCCCGCTTCTGA
- a CDS encoding glycoside hydrolase family 3 protein, producing the protein MHPYQDPSRPVAERVEDLLARMTLEEKAGQLFHSMLMMNPDGTPVTETDGSMVECTTPELIEGRGLTHFNLLGSHGARQMALWHNAIQEMAAATRLGIPVSLSTDPRHAFTDNIGASFDSGAFSAWPEALGLAAIRDPELVFRFADTVRREYLSVGFRTALHPQIDLATEPRWSRQSGTFGSDAALTGELVRAYVLGLQGEELGPDSVAAMVKHFPGGGPQKDGEDPHFPHGKEQVYPGGLRDHHLEPFKAAIAAGCSQMMPYYGQPVGTDWEEVGFGFNRGVIQGLLRDELGFTGIVCTDWGLLNDSEIFGEPHEARAWGVEHLSVAERAAKALDAGADQFGGEECPEVVVELVTSGRIAESRVDASVRRLLHEKFTLGLFDDRRYVDPDEAEETVGRADFTALGAAAQRRSLTVLTDGPLPLQGRPKLYVENVDPATAAAYGETVPTPAEADLAILRLRTPFEDRPNKFESFFHSGSLAFPDAELTRVLALLEATPTVVCVNLERPAVLPEIAEHAAALIADYGASDEALLDVAFGRAKPEGRLPFELPRSMAAVAASRPDVPNDTVDPVFPYGHGLEI; encoded by the coding sequence ATGCACCCCTACCAGGACCCCTCCCGCCCGGTCGCCGAGCGCGTCGAGGACCTCCTCGCCCGCATGACCCTGGAGGAGAAGGCCGGGCAGCTCTTCCACTCCATGCTGATGATGAATCCGGACGGCACCCCGGTGACCGAGACGGACGGCTCGATGGTGGAGTGCACGACCCCGGAGCTCATCGAGGGCCGCGGCCTCACCCACTTCAACCTGCTCGGCAGCCACGGCGCCCGACAGATGGCCCTGTGGCACAACGCGATCCAGGAGATGGCCGCCGCCACCCGGCTCGGCATCCCGGTCTCGCTCTCCACGGACCCCCGGCACGCGTTCACCGACAACATCGGCGCCTCCTTCGACTCCGGCGCCTTCTCCGCCTGGCCCGAGGCGCTCGGCCTCGCCGCGATCCGCGACCCCGAGCTGGTCTTCCGCTTCGCCGACACGGTGCGCCGCGAGTACCTGTCGGTCGGCTTCCGCACCGCGCTGCACCCGCAGATCGACCTGGCCACCGAGCCCCGCTGGTCCCGCCAGTCCGGCACCTTCGGCTCCGACGCCGCCCTCACCGGCGAACTCGTCCGCGCCTACGTCCTCGGCCTCCAGGGCGAGGAGCTCGGCCCGGACTCGGTCGCGGCGATGGTCAAGCACTTCCCGGGCGGCGGCCCGCAGAAGGACGGCGAGGACCCGCACTTCCCGCACGGCAAGGAGCAGGTCTACCCGGGCGGGCTGCGCGACCACCACCTGGAGCCGTTCAAGGCGGCCATCGCCGCCGGCTGCTCGCAGATGATGCCGTACTACGGCCAGCCCGTCGGCACCGACTGGGAGGAGGTCGGCTTCGGCTTCAACCGGGGCGTCATCCAGGGCCTCCTGCGCGACGAGCTCGGCTTCACCGGCATCGTCTGCACCGACTGGGGCCTGCTCAACGACAGCGAGATCTTCGGCGAGCCGCACGAGGCGCGGGCCTGGGGCGTGGAGCACCTGAGCGTGGCCGAGCGGGCGGCGAAGGCCCTGGACGCGGGCGCGGACCAGTTCGGCGGCGAGGAGTGCCCGGAGGTCGTCGTCGAGCTGGTGACCTCGGGCCGCATCGCCGAGTCCCGCGTCGACGCCTCCGTACGGCGCCTGCTGCACGAGAAGTTCACCCTCGGCCTCTTCGACGACCGGCGGTACGTCGACCCCGACGAGGCCGAGGAGACGGTCGGCCGCGCCGACTTCACGGCGCTGGGCGCGGCGGCGCAGCGCCGCTCCCTGACGGTCCTCACCGACGGACCGCTGCCCCTCCAGGGCCGGCCGAAGCTGTACGTGGAGAACGTCGACCCGGCCACCGCGGCGGCGTACGGCGAGACCGTGCCGACCCCGGCGGAGGCGGACCTGGCGATCCTCCGCCTGCGCACTCCGTTCGAGGACCGCCCGAACAAGTTCGAGTCGTTCTTCCACTCGGGCTCGCTGGCCTTCCCCGACGCCGAACTGACCCGCGTCCTCGCCCTCCTCGAGGCGACCCCCACCGTGGTGTGCGTCAACCTGGAGCGCCCGGCCGTCCTCCCCGAGATCGCGGAGCACGCGGCGGCCCTGATCGCCGACTACGGCGCGAGCGACGAGGCCCTGCTGGACGTGGCCTTCGGCCGGGCGAAGCCGGAGGGCCGCCTCCCCTTCGAGCTGCCGCGCTCCATGGCGGCCGTGGCGGCCTCCCGCCCGGACGTCCCGAACGACACGGTGGACCCGGTCTTCCCGTACGGCCACGGCCTGGAGATCTAG
- a CDS encoding TetR/AcrR family transcriptional regulator, which yields MAEDEGRPGRKSAGRGSYAVGDARRLKILDTAVEHFGRWGFHASSLARIANDCGITQGGLLHHFRSKEDLLLSVLAQSEEHDVERLFSEEPESYAAYVDTLVGLIEDNTRRPGIVRMFNVLVGESGNVGHPAHAYFKERYARVLRHTVELLEACVERGELRAGIDCEAVGREQLAVMDGLQIQWTLDPGTLDMPGRVRDFLRRQYEEIRA from the coding sequence ATGGCGGAGGACGAGGGGCGGCCGGGGCGCAAGAGCGCAGGCCGGGGCAGCTATGCGGTCGGTGACGCGCGGCGGCTGAAGATCCTGGACACCGCCGTCGAGCACTTCGGGCGCTGGGGCTTCCACGCCTCCTCGCTCGCCCGGATCGCCAACGACTGCGGCATCACCCAGGGCGGGCTCCTCCACCACTTCCGCAGCAAGGAGGACCTGCTCCTCTCCGTGCTCGCGCAGAGCGAGGAGCACGACGTGGAGCGGCTCTTCAGCGAGGAGCCGGAGTCCTACGCGGCGTACGTGGACACGCTCGTCGGCCTGATCGAGGACAACACCCGGCGGCCCGGCATCGTGCGCATGTTCAACGTCCTCGTCGGCGAGTCCGGCAACGTCGGCCACCCCGCCCACGCGTACTTCAAGGAGCGGTACGCGCGCGTGCTCCGGCACACCGTCGAGCTCCTGGAGGCGTGCGTCGAGCGCGGCGAGCTGCGGGCCGGCATCGACTGCGAGGCGGTCGGCAGGGAGCAGCTCGCCGTCATGGACGGGCTCCAGATCCAGTGGACGCTCGACCCCGGGACCCTGGACATGCCGGGGCGGGTGCGGGACTTCCTGCGGCGTCAGTACGAGGAGATCAGGGCCTAG
- a CDS encoding GNAT family N-acetyltransferase, with translation MDTASITSAWVSGWTASRGTEPAVVEPWGYRIHVGLPRHPFRHVLPHPDAASVGRLCAGITEPYAWLKVMAAPEEAARWITDGWTIPDDPGFMMTKKLDPAARPAPPDGYARTTETEGGVIRVRILAPDGTLAARGQIAPTGPTAVADQIETDAAHRRRGLGANVMRTLEAAAAQAGAETGVLAATTDGMALYDSLGWCYRGPLTGIVRAA, from the coding sequence GCCGTCGTCGAACCCTGGGGCTACCGGATCCACGTGGGACTGCCCCGCCACCCCTTCCGGCACGTGCTGCCGCACCCTGACGCGGCCTCCGTGGGCAGGCTGTGCGCAGGGATCACCGAGCCGTACGCCTGGCTCAAGGTGATGGCGGCGCCCGAGGAGGCGGCGCGGTGGATCACCGACGGGTGGACCATCCCGGACGACCCGGGGTTCATGATGACCAAGAAGCTGGACCCGGCGGCCCGGCCCGCACCCCCGGACGGCTACGCGCGGACGACGGAGACCGAGGGCGGCGTGATCCGGGTCCGGATCCTCGCCCCGGACGGCACGCTCGCCGCCCGGGGGCAGATCGCGCCGACCGGACCGACGGCCGTCGCCGACCAGATCGAGACGGACGCCGCCCACCGCCGCCGGGGCCTCGGCGCCAACGTCATGCGCACCCTGGAGGCCGCCGCCGCGCAGGCGGGCGCGGAGACCGGCGTGCTGGCGGCGACCACCGACGGGATGGCGCTGTACGACTCGCTCGGCTGGTGCTACCGGGGGCCACTGACCGGCATCGTCCGCGCGGCTTGA